A region of the Sinorhizobium arboris LMG 14919 genome:
CAGAGAGCTTCGGCAAGGGGCAGAAGATAGACGATTTCGCGCCGCGCGGTGCCGACGAAATCCGGCGCGCCGGCCTTGCCTTCATCCTGATGCGCGAGCGCATCGAGCGTCAGATCGAGCAGCGCACCGCGATGCTGACCGGCGTCAGCCACGACTTGAGGACGATCCTGACCCGATTCAAACTGCAGCTCGCGCTTGTGGGCAACAATCCGGACCTCGAAAGCCTCAACCAGGACGTGGAGGACATGCAGAACATGCTGGAAGGCTATCTCGCCTTCGCTCGCGGAGAGTCGGAAGAGGACGTCGGCCAGCTGAAGCTCAGCGATCTGATGGCCCGGCTTGCGGCGGAGGCGGAGCTGTACGGCAAGACGCTGACCACCGCGATCCAGGGCGAGAACGAAATTCACGTCAGGCCGAATGCCTTCACACGGCTCATCTCCAATCTCGCCTCCAACGCCTACCGCTACGCGAACACCGTGCATATCGAAGCGCGTCAGAGCTCGAAATGGCTGACCATCACGGTCGATGACGACGGACCCGGCATTCCGGAGCGGTCGCGCGAAGACGTGTTCAAACCGTTTTTCCGCCTGGACGAAGCACGCAATCTTGACAGTTCAGGCACCGGTCTCGGACTCGCCGTCGCGCGTGACATCGCCCGAAGCCATGGCGGCAATGTAACCCTGGGAGACAGCCCGTTGGGCGGCCTGCGTGCGACGGTGCGTGTGCCGACGTGAGCGGCCCCGTCACCACCCCCTCTACTGCATGTTTCCTTTAATCGGAATCGATTGAAGGGCGAAAACATGCAGCAGATCAAAGTGCTGCTGCGACCTTTGCGCGTCTGATCAGACGCGCGGCGCTGTAGGGTTCAGTCACTTACAAGATACGGAAATTAGGACGCGTCACATCAGCTTCTTGCCGTTCGGCACCGGCTTTTCGGTGGACGCGAGCACGATGGCGCCGCCCTCGTCTTCGAAACCGAGCGTAAGCACTTCGGAACGGACGGGGCCGATCTGACGCGGCGGGAAATTGACGACGCCCAGCACCTGCCTGCCGACGAGTTCCTCGGGCCTGTAGTGCACCGTAATCTGCGCGGAGGATTTCTTGATCCCGATGTCCGGACCGAAATCGATCTTGAGCTTATAGGCTGGCTTGCGCGCCTCCGGGAAGACCTCGGCCTCGACGATTGTGCCGACGCGAATATCGACGCGCTCGAAATCAGAAAAAGTGATGAGTTCCGACATTTCAGTCCCTTGCATCGAAATAAATGCTCTAAACGGAACCGGCCAGTTCTTCCGCGCGCTTGCGCGCCGCCGCAATGGCCCTGTCGAATAGCGGCTGCATGCCATCCGCCGCCATCAACACCGCCAGCGCTGCCGCGGTGGT
Encoded here:
- a CDS encoding ATP-binding protein, giving the protein MASFDSLKREGSAPADGAWKRLVRWLRRRLPMGLYARSLLIVVIPMVLLQSVVAFVFMERHWQLVTQRLSSAVTNDIAAIVDLITTFPREGDIGQIVRIAREQLDLNITVEPGGELPPPRPKPFFEILDQILSEEISDQIRRPFWIDTVGNSKIVEIRIKLEDDRILRVYARRNQAYASNTHIFLVWMVGASLVLLTIAILFLRGQIRPILALASAAESFGKGQKIDDFAPRGADEIRRAGLAFILMRERIERQIEQRTAMLTGVSHDLRTILTRFKLQLALVGNNPDLESLNQDVEDMQNMLEGYLAFARGESEEDVGQLKLSDLMARLAAEAELYGKTLTTAIQGENEIHVRPNAFTRLISNLASNAYRYANTVHIEARQSSKWLTITVDDDGPGIPERSREDVFKPFFRLDEARNLDSSGTGLGLAVARDIARSHGGNVTLGDSPLGGLRATVRVPT
- a CDS encoding tRNA-binding protein, which gives rise to MSELITFSDFERVDIRVGTIVEAEVFPEARKPAYKLKIDFGPDIGIKKSSAQITVHYRPEELVGRQVLGVVNFPPRQIGPVRSEVLTLGFEDEGGAIVLASTEKPVPNGKKLM